The following are encoded together in the Anaeromicrobium sediminis genome:
- a CDS encoding citrate/2-methylcitrate synthase — MVLLNENEAIKEFSKLALKNNHIPQKYYDKYAVKQGLRNSNGTGVLVGLTDIGSVQGYSMNKGKKIPKEGKLYYRGIDIEKIVEGFQVENRGGYEETAFLLLFGRLPNKRELEEFNELLDQCRYLPDGFTENMILKIPSKDIMNKLQRSVLVLYSHDYNPDSITIDNVLRQSIQLMARFPTIISYGYQAKAHYFNKDSLFIHSPKSRIGTAQNILHMIRSDNKYTKTEAEALDLCLVIHAEHGGGNNSTFATHVVSSSGTDTYSTMAAAIGSLKGPKHGGANLKVLRMIENIKENVPNLKDRGQLKDYLLKILKGEVFNKEGLIYGMGHAVYTISDPRAKLLKKKAHKLALEKNKMEEYNLYSSIESLSKELFKELKGHDFEICANVDLYSGFIYEMLNIPADLYTPLFACARIAGWCAHRIEQIVSDQKIMRPAYMSVKENSSYVSLYDRSTI, encoded by the coding sequence TTGGTTTTATTGAATGAAAATGAGGCTATAAAGGAGTTTTCTAAACTAGCTCTAAAAAATAATCATATACCTCAAAAATATTACGATAAATATGCCGTAAAACAAGGCCTTAGAAACTCCAATGGAACAGGAGTACTTGTTGGTCTTACAGATATTGGCTCTGTTCAAGGATATAGTATGAATAAAGGAAAAAAAATTCCTAAGGAAGGAAAACTCTATTATAGGGGTATAGATATAGAAAAGATAGTAGAAGGTTTTCAGGTAGAAAATCGTGGTGGTTACGAAGAAACAGCCTTTTTATTACTCTTTGGTAGACTTCCTAACAAAAGGGAACTAGAAGAATTTAATGAACTACTAGACCAATGTAGATATTTACCAGATGGTTTTACAGAAAATATGATTTTAAAAATTCCCAGTAAGGATATAATGAATAAATTACAAAGGAGTGTTTTAGTATTATACTCCCATGATTACAATCCAGATAGTATTACTATTGATAATGTATTACGTCAAAGTATACAATTAATGGCTAGATTCCCTACCATAATATCCTATGGTTACCAGGCTAAAGCCCATTATTTTAATAAGGATAGCCTATTTATTCATTCTCCAAAATCTAGGATTGGTACTGCACAAAATATACTACACATGATACGTTCAGACAATAAATATACTAAAACAGAGGCTGAAGCCTTAGATTTATGTCTAGTAATTCATGCAGAACATGGTGGTGGTAATAATTCTACTTTTGCAACCCATGTGGTATCCTCAAGCGGTACAGATACTTATTCTACAATGGCTGCTGCCATAGGATCCCTAAAGGGACCCAAGCATGGAGGTGCCAATTTAAAAGTTCTTCGCATGATTGAAAATATAAAGGAAAATGTACCTAATCTAAAGGATAGGGGGCAATTAAAGGATTATCTTCTAAAGATATTAAAAGGAGAAGTCTTTAATAAGGAAGGCCTAATTTACGGAATGGGCCATGCCGTATACACAATTTCAGACCCTAGAGCCAAATTATTAAAGAAAAAAGCTCATAAGTTAGCCCTAGAAAAAAATAAAATGGAAGAATATAACTTGTACTCTTCCATAGAATCTTTATCTAAAGAATTGTTTAAAGAACTAAAAGGCCATGACTTTGAGATTTGTGCTAATGTGGATCTTTATTCTGGATTTATTTATGAAATGTTAAATATTCCAGCAGACTTATATACTCCCCTATTTGCCTGTGCTAGAATAGCTGGATGGTGTGCCCATAGAATAGAACAAATAGTAAGCGACCAAAAAATCATGCGACCTGCTTATATGAGTGTAAAAGAAAATAGTTCTTATGTTTCCTTATATGATAGATCCACTATATAG
- a CDS encoding aconitate hydratase, translating to MEKSLTYKILEKNLINGILQGGEEISVKVNQTLTQDSTGTMVYLQLEAMEVNKIETDLSVAYIDHNTLQSGFENADDHEFIKSVASKYGIIFSKAGNGICHQLHLERFGKPGAILIGSDSHTPTCGALGMISIGAGGLDVAIGMAKGYYYLKVPKVLNIELKGSLNKWVSAKDVILYILKELSVKGGVGYIIEYSGDGIKELSLTDRATITNMGAELGATTSIFPSDEITKDFLIRQNRSEDFILMEADEDAFYDKKIIIDLSLITPMVAKPHSPDNVDRICNMEKIKIDQVAIGSCTNSSYTDLMKVAKILKGKKVHPNVSLVISPGSSNILKMLSDNGALGDLIGAGARVLEATCGPCIGMGQAPKTGAISLRTFNRNFKGRCGTSNSQVYLVSPETAAASALAGFLVDPSTLGNSPIIDLPEKFQVHNNYFIFPNHNEGEAKVIMGPNIKPFPINKALCDKLEGKVLLKTGDNITTDDIMPSNGKLLPFRSNIPKLSNYAFGTICDNFKDICVKYGGGIIIGGHNYGQGSSREHAALVPLYLGVKAVIAKSFARIHKANLINAGIIPLEFKSPLSYDDFSFTDNLIIDNIIYQLENSSEILIINETKSKEIPLIFNGSKRDVEIIKAGGYMNYAKGNLK from the coding sequence ATGGAAAAATCACTCACATATAAAATATTAGAAAAAAATTTAATAAATGGTATTCTTCAAGGTGGAGAAGAAATTTCAGTAAAAGTAAACCAAACCTTAACCCAAGACTCTACAGGGACTATGGTTTACCTTCAATTAGAAGCCATGGAAGTAAATAAAATTGAAACAGATTTATCTGTAGCATATATTGACCACAACACTCTACAATCAGGTTTTGAAAATGCTGATGACCATGAGTTTATAAAAAGTGTAGCTTCCAAATATGGAATAATATTTTCTAAGGCAGGAAATGGTATTTGTCATCAACTACATTTAGAACGATTTGGTAAACCTGGTGCTATTCTTATTGGTTCAGATAGTCATACTCCAACTTGTGGTGCTCTTGGAATGATTAGTATAGGCGCTGGAGGATTAGATGTGGCAATTGGAATGGCTAAAGGATACTACTATCTAAAGGTTCCAAAGGTTTTAAATATAGAACTTAAGGGTTCCTTAAATAAATGGGTATCTGCTAAAGATGTTATTTTATATATACTAAAAGAATTATCTGTAAAAGGTGGAGTAGGATATATAATTGAATACTCTGGAGATGGGATAAAAGAACTTTCCCTAACAGATAGGGCTACTATTACTAATATGGGAGCCGAATTAGGTGCAACTACTTCAATATTCCCTAGTGACGAAATTACAAAGGATTTTTTAATTCGTCAAAATCGTAGTGAAGACTTTATTTTAATGGAAGCTGATGAAGATGCCTTTTATGATAAAAAAATTATTATAGATTTAAGTCTTATTACACCAATGGTGGCAAAGCCCCATAGTCCAGATAATGTAGATAGAATATGTAATATGGAAAAAATCAAAATAGATCAAGTGGCCATAGGTAGTTGTACTAACTCTTCCTATACGGATTTAATGAAAGTGGCTAAAATTTTAAAAGGTAAAAAGGTACATCCAAATGTGAGTTTAGTCATCTCTCCTGGCTCAAGTAATATATTAAAAATGTTATCAGATAACGGTGCATTAGGTGATTTAATAGGAGCAGGTGCTAGAGTACTTGAGGCTACCTGTGGTCCCTGTATAGGCATGGGCCAGGCGCCTAAAACGGGTGCCATATCCTTAAGAACTTTTAACAGAAACTTTAAGGGACGATGTGGTACATCTAATTCCCAAGTATACTTAGTAAGTCCTGAGACTGCTGCAGCCAGTGCCCTAGCTGGCTTCTTAGTTGATCCATCAACTTTAGGTAATTCTCCTATAATAGATTTACCTGAGAAGTTTCAAGTACACAATAACTATTTTATTTTTCCTAATCATAATGAGGGTGAAGCTAAAGTTATTATGGGTCCTAATATTAAACCGTTCCCTATAAATAAGGCCTTATGTGACAAATTAGAAGGGAAGGTCCTATTGAAAACAGGAGACAACATTACTACAGATGATATAATGCCTTCTAATGGAAAGCTACTTCCATTTCGTTCAAATATCCCAAAGTTATCCAATTATGCCTTTGGCACAATCTGTGATAATTTTAAGGACATATGTGTTAAATATGGTGGTGGGATTATAATAGGAGGTCATAACTATGGGCAGGGTTCTAGTCGTGAGCATGCGGCTTTAGTCCCTTTATATTTAGGAGTAAAGGCTGTTATTGCCAAGTCCTTTGCAAGAATCCATAAGGCAAATTTAATTAATGCAGGTATAATTCCATTAGAATTCAAAAGTCCTCTTTCATATGATGATTTCAGTTTTACTGATAATTTAATTATAGATAATATAATCTATCAACTTGAAAATAGTTCTGAAATTTTAATTATAAATGAAACTAAGAGTAAGGAAATTCCATTAATATTTAATGGCTCAAAGAGAGATGTGGAAATTATAAAAGCAGGAGGATATATGAATTACGCTAAAGGCAATTTAAAGTAA
- the nuoF gene encoding NADH-quinone oxidoreductase subunit NuoF — translation MDFYRSHVLVCGGTGCTSSGSETLIDTFNEEIKKHELEHEVKIVKTGCFGLCEVGPIVIVYPEGAFYAHIKKENVATIVEEHLLKGRIVDNLLYEDAKDDDRVRSLDEVDFYKKQKRVALRNCGVIDPENIVEYIGYDGYKALGKVLTTMSREDVIDEIKKSGLRGRGGGGFPTGIKWGFAYKATGDEKYVVCNADEGDPGAFMDRSVLEGDPHSVLEAMAIAGYAIGARQGYIYVRAEYPIAVKRLEIAIEQARKYELLGDDIFGTGFSFDVEIRLGAGAFVCGEETALLNSIEGKRGMPRPRPPFPANEGLWGKPTLLNNVETYANIVPIILNGSDWFSSIGTEKSKGTKVFALGGKINNTGLVEIPMGTTLKEIIYEIGGGIPNEKAFKAVQTGGPSGGCIPAKNLDTPIDYDNLIALGSMMGSGGMIVMDEDNCMVDIARFFLDFTVDESCGKCPPCRIGTKRMLQILDKITSGKGELEDINRLEELAKNIKESALCGLGQTAPNPVLSTLRHFKNEYIAHVVDKTCPAGVCKELLAYHIDENLCKKCGICAKKCPADCIDGVKGKEVFKIDRDKCVKCGACMEACPFNAISKK, via the coding sequence ATGGATTTTTATAGATCTCACGTATTAGTATGTGGAGGTACAGGTTGTACATCTTCAGGATCTGAGACTTTAATAGATACTTTTAATGAGGAAATAAAAAAGCATGAATTAGAACATGAAGTAAAGATTGTAAAAACTGGATGTTTTGGACTTTGCGAGGTAGGTCCAATTGTAATCGTATATCCAGAGGGAGCTTTCTATGCTCACATTAAAAAAGAGAATGTGGCAACCATAGTAGAAGAACATTTACTAAAGGGTAGAATCGTAGACAATCTCTTATATGAAGATGCTAAGGATGACGATAGGGTACGCTCTTTAGATGAAGTGGATTTTTATAAAAAGCAAAAAAGGGTGGCCCTTAGAAATTGCGGTGTTATAGATCCTGAAAATATTGTGGAGTACATAGGTTATGATGGATATAAGGCTTTAGGTAAAGTCCTCACCACCATGAGTAGAGAGGACGTTATTGATGAAATTAAAAAATCAGGTCTTCGTGGACGTGGTGGTGGAGGATTCCCAACGGGTATTAAATGGGGATTTGCCTATAAGGCTACGGGAGATGAAAAATATGTAGTTTGTAATGCTGATGAAGGAGACCCAGGTGCATTTATGGATAGATCTGTTCTAGAAGGAGATCCCCATAGTGTACTAGAGGCTATGGCCATAGCTGGTTATGCTATTGGAGCTAGACAAGGATACATATATGTAAGAGCGGAATATCCTATAGCTGTTAAGAGACTTGAAATAGCCATAGAACAAGCTAGAAAGTATGAATTATTAGGAGATGACATCTTTGGTACAGGATTCTCCTTTGACGTAGAAATAAGATTAGGAGCAGGAGCATTCGTATGTGGAGAAGAAACTGCCCTACTAAATTCCATAGAAGGTAAGCGTGGTATGCCAAGACCAAGACCACCATTTCCTGCTAATGAAGGATTATGGGGAAAGCCTACACTTCTTAATAATGTGGAAACTTATGCAAACATAGTTCCTATAATATTAAATGGATCTGATTGGTTCTCATCTATTGGTACGGAAAAATCTAAGGGGACTAAAGTCTTTGCATTAGGTGGAAAGATAAATAATACGGGACTTGTGGAAATTCCTATGGGAACTACATTAAAAGAAATCATTTATGAAATAGGAGGCGGAATTCCTAATGAAAAGGCATTTAAAGCCGTTCAGACAGGAGGTCCATCAGGTGGATGTATTCCTGCTAAGAACTTAGATACCCCTATTGACTATGATAACTTAATAGCACTTGGCTCTATGATGGGGTCAGGAGGTATGATTGTTATGGATGAAGACAATTGTATGGTTGATATAGCAAGATTCTTCCTAGACTTTACGGTGGACGAATCCTGTGGTAAATGTCCTCCTTGTAGAATAGGAACTAAGAGAATGCTTCAAATATTAGACAAGATAACTTCAGGCAAAGGAGAACTAGAGGATATAAATAGACTAGAAGAATTGGCTAAAAATATTAAGGAATCAGCCCTTTGTGGATTAGGTCAAACAGCTCCAAATCCTGTATTGTCTACCTTAAGACATTTTAAGAATGAATATATTGCCCACGTAGTAGATAAAACTTGTCCAGCGGGAGTATGTAAAGAATTATTGGCGTACCATATAGATGAAAATCTATGTAAAAAGTGCGGTATATGTGCTAAGAAGTGTCCAGCAGATTGTATAGATGGAGTTAAAGGTAAGGAAGTATTTAAGATAGATAGAGATAAGTGTGTTAAATGTGGAGCCTGTATGGAGGCTTGTCCGTTTAATGCTATAAGTAAGAAATAA
- a CDS encoding isocitrate/isopropylmalate dehydrogenase family protein — translation MYEVTLIPGDGIGPEITESTRQVIEATGINIKWHMVNAGLNVYENTGVLVPNDLYESLSKNKVALKGPITTPIGSGFRSINVMLRKKYDLYANIRPVKYISGIHSPYKNVDLVIFRENTEGLYAGIEEKINDEQYKSIKIITKKASTRIIHSAFKYASDHNKEKVTVVHKANILKLSDGLFLNTAREISKEYPNIKLEEVIVDNMCMQLVINPSRFEVIVTMNLYGDILSDLCAGLVGGLGVVPGANMGDHMAIFEAVHGSAPDIAGKNIANPTALILSGSMMLDYLGEKEKAKSIVNAVNTVIGNGQWITADLGGTATTKEYTNAIIDLIK, via the coding sequence ATGTATGAAGTCACACTAATTCCTGGAGATGGCATAGGTCCTGAAATAACAGAGTCTACTCGCCAAGTAATTGAAGCTACAGGTATAAATATAAAATGGCACATGGTAAATGCAGGTTTAAACGTATATGAAAATACAGGAGTATTAGTTCCAAATGACCTTTATGAGAGCCTGTCTAAAAATAAGGTGGCTTTAAAGGGCCCCATTACAACTCCCATAGGAAGCGGTTTTAGAAGTATTAATGTAATGCTTAGAAAAAAATATGATCTTTATGCCAATATAAGGCCAGTTAAATATATTAGCGGTATCCACAGCCCTTATAAAAATGTGGATCTAGTCATATTTAGGGAAAATACAGAGGGCTTATATGCAGGAATTGAAGAAAAAATTAATGATGAACAATATAAGAGTATAAAAATCATTACTAAGAAAGCTTCAACACGCATTATCCATTCTGCCTTTAAATATGCCTCTGACCATAATAAAGAAAAAGTCACTGTAGTTCATAAGGCTAATATTTTGAAATTATCTGATGGTCTATTTTTAAATACGGCCCGCGAAATCAGTAAAGAATATCCTAATATCAAACTAGAAGAAGTAATAGTTGATAATATGTGTATGCAATTAGTCATAAATCCTTCTAGATTTGAAGTTATAGTTACTATGAATCTCTATGGAGATATTTTGTCAGATCTTTGTGCTGGTCTAGTGGGAGGGCTGGGAGTAGTTCCTGGAGCCAATATGGGTGATCATATGGCCATATTTGAAGCAGTTCATGGTAGTGCCCCTGACATTGCTGGCAAAAATATTGCAAACCCTACGGCTTTAATTCTTTCGGGAAGTATGATGCTAGATTATTTAGGTGAAAAGGAAAAAGCTAAGTCTATTGTAAATGCCGTCAACACAGTTATTGGAAATGGACAATGGATTACTGCCGATTTAGGTGGTACAGCCACTACAAAGGAATACACTAATGCAATTATTGATCTTATTAAATAA
- a CDS encoding EAL domain-containing protein, with product MENPKDEIKKNVVNKYKLIHIPVFIVFLVVFTVSIASFYISKNLLLEQMKQDGLNLVKQITRQIEGNGAALDVMDQMFEDKIRTAGQIVIKNKENLDDEFLMELIEELNVDELHWMNENGETLYSTIEAYVGWVPHKGHPLYDFMLSKDKELMEDIRPDAEFGIPIKYGTIKNTHGNFVQVGILAENVQRLTERFSYQTLVEELGKEENITYITIVDKNLKATADSHKEDIGIVYDSHEEQEVKEALQGKVSMKEWYYEKMDTKVLELSAPLFSNGEIVGALVMGLSMERVYSSIYTIFITSSFISLIMFIIFLWVQNKNIIKPANQLDYKINQIDLDNNISYRMPVVENDPFLGLTISTNNLLDKIHGYFYELKEYQEELEASNEEIVAAYQQLTASDEELRAQYDEIQNYTGKLESLKQKYEIAIESTNSAVWEIDLKDRTIYLSQESKNIIGISFREKEKVNKVFNKILTIEAKQKLIEAFTEYKNGEKEEIYTQIQMKDKNGHLKWMLIRGKGVYCENKNLKIINGILLDITKLKEQEAYIEHLAYNDPLTNLPNRRSFFEKLEESINKRQSGAVILLDLDNFKEINDTLGHVYGDKVLKKVAQELIHIKDEKIFISRFGGDEFLLLIEGEDNLIQIENYVKKIINIFKDKQIIEGDKIYISCSMGITLYPLDSSKISQLLMNADMAMYKVKYAGKNNYMFFNKEMTEKLKEQIQIERILRDAIKEEGFNLLYQPQVCTYTGKIVGFEALLRIKNKRISPGLFIPIAEDNGMIIEIGRWVTKEAINQIRTWKKIGVPIKPIAINFSAKQLNDSNYIAFLKDQLKENNVEAKHIEIEITESIFLDKKEETIVFLNQLKNLGIKIALDDFGTGYSSLSYLTFLPVDKIKLDKSLCDKFLELEHISVMDNIISLAHSLKLEVLAEGIENIEQFKRLKLGGCNYVQGYLFSKPVEVMEVAKIYNDNFLEKIIKD from the coding sequence ATGGAAAACCCTAAAGACGAAATAAAAAAAAATGTAGTAAATAAATACAAATTAATACATATACCTGTATTTATAGTTTTCTTGGTTGTTTTTACTGTAAGCATTGCAAGCTTTTATATAAGTAAAAATCTATTATTAGAGCAAATGAAACAAGATGGACTCAATCTTGTAAAGCAAATAACTAGACAAATAGAAGGCAACGGAGCTGCTTTAGATGTAATGGATCAAATGTTTGAAGATAAAATTAGAACAGCAGGACAAATTGTAATAAAAAACAAAGAAAATTTAGATGATGAATTTTTAATGGAATTAATAGAAGAGTTGAATGTAGATGAATTGCACTGGATGAATGAAAATGGAGAAACTTTATATTCAACAATAGAAGCATATGTAGGTTGGGTTCCCCATAAAGGCCATCCACTATATGATTTTATGCTGAGTAAAGATAAAGAATTGATGGAGGATATAAGACCAGATGCAGAGTTTGGTATTCCTATCAAATATGGAACTATAAAGAATACACATGGAAATTTTGTTCAGGTAGGGATTTTAGCTGAGAACGTACAAAGATTAACAGAAAGATTCAGCTATCAAACTTTGGTTGAAGAATTGGGTAAAGAAGAAAATATTACTTATATAACTATTGTAGATAAAAATCTGAAAGCCACTGCAGATTCACATAAAGAAGATATAGGTATTGTATATGATTCTCATGAAGAACAAGAGGTAAAAGAAGCCTTACAAGGGAAGGTAAGTATGAAAGAATGGTACTATGAGAAGATGGATACTAAAGTCCTAGAATTATCAGCTCCCTTATTTAGTAATGGAGAAATTGTAGGTGCTCTTGTAATGGGACTTTCCATGGAACGAGTTTATTCTTCCATTTATACCATTTTTATAACTTCATCCTTCATATCCCTTATCATGTTTATAATATTTTTATGGGTTCAAAATAAAAATATTATAAAACCTGCAAATCAATTAGATTATAAGATTAATCAAATAGATCTGGATAATAATATTTCATATAGAATGCCTGTAGTAGAGAATGATCCTTTTTTGGGCCTAACCATTTCCACTAATAATCTGCTCGATAAAATTCATGGCTATTTTTACGAATTAAAAGAGTATCAAGAAGAATTAGAAGCATCAAATGAAGAAATAGTAGCAGCATATCAGCAGTTAACAGCATCCGATGAAGAACTAAGAGCCCAATATGATGAAATACAAAACTATACAGGTAAATTAGAAAGTTTAAAGCAAAAATATGAAATTGCCATTGAAAGTACCAATAGTGCTGTATGGGAAATTGACCTAAAGGATAGAACCATTTATTTATCTCAAGAATCTAAAAACATTATAGGAATATCCTTTAGGGAAAAAGAAAAAGTTAATAAAGTTTTTAATAAAATTTTGACAATAGAAGCTAAACAAAAGTTAATTGAAGCTTTTACAGAATATAAAAATGGAGAAAAGGAAGAAATATATACACAAATACAGATGAAGGATAAAAATGGCCATCTCAAATGGATGTTAATCCGTGGTAAGGGTGTCTATTGTGAGAACAAAAATTTAAAGATTATTAACGGTATTTTACTAGATATAACAAAACTAAAGGAGCAAGAAGCATATATAGAGCACCTTGCCTATAATGACCCTTTAACAAACTTACCAAATCGAAGAAGCTTTTTTGAAAAACTTGAAGAATCAATAAATAAAAGACAATCAGGCGCTGTCATATTACTAGACCTGGATAATTTCAAAGAAATTAATGATACTTTAGGTCATGTATATGGTGATAAAGTTCTAAAAAAGGTGGCACAAGAGCTGATTCATATAAAAGACGAAAAGATATTTATATCAAGGTTTGGAGGAGATGAATTTCTTCTTTTAATAGAAGGAGAAGATAATCTTATTCAAATTGAAAATTATGTGAAAAAGATAATAAATATATTTAAAGATAAACAAATTATAGAAGGAGATAAAATCTATATAAGCTGTAGCATGGGCATTACTCTGTATCCTTTGGATAGCAGCAAAATTAGTCAATTACTTATGAATGCGGATATGGCCATGTATAAAGTAAAGTATGCAGGAAAAAACAACTATATGTTCTTTAACAAAGAAATGACAGAAAAATTAAAGGAACAGATTCAAATAGAAAGGATTTTAAGGGATGCTATAAAAGAAGAAGGATTTAATCTCCTATACCAGCCTCAAGTATGCACTTATACAGGTAAAATTGTAGGTTTCGAGGCCCTTTTAAGGATAAAAAATAAACGGATCTCACCAGGACTTTTCATCCCAATAGCAGAAGACAATGGCATGATTATTGAAATTGGACGCTGGGTAACAAAGGAAGCCATCAATCAAATAAGAACTTGGAAAAAAATAGGTGTTCCTATAAAACCAATCGCCATTAATTTTTCAGCAAAACAATTAAATGATTCAAATTATATTGCATTTTTAAAAGATCAATTAAAGGAAAACAATGTAGAAGCTAAGCATATCGAAATAGAGATTACAGAAAGTATATTTTTAGATAAAAAGGAAGAAACTATCGTATTTCTGAATCAATTAAAAAACTTAGGAATAAAAATTGCCCTAGATGATTTTGGCACAGGCTATTCTTCTCTTAGCTATTTAACCTTTTTACCAGTAGATAAAATAAAACTAGATAAATCCTTATGTGATAAATTCTTAGAACTAGAGCATATTTCAGTTATGGATAATATTATTTCCCTTGCCCATAGTTTAAAGTTAGAAGTATTAGCCGAAGGGATAGAAAATATAGAACAATTTAAGCGTCTAAAACTAGGTGGATGTAATTATGTTCAAGGATATTTATTTAGTAAACCAGTAGAAGTTATGGAAGTAGCAAAAATATATAATGATAACTTTTTAGAGAAGATCATAAAAGATTAG
- a CDS encoding NADH-dependent [FeFe] hydrogenase, group A6 — protein MEKVTLTIDNIKVSVPKDYTVLEAAKEANIDIPTLCYLKEVNEVGACRMCIVEVKGARALQAACVHPVSDGMEIKTNTKKVRDARRSTLELILSNHNRECLTCVRNKSCELQSLSEELGIRDIPYGGAKVEGTIDSISHSIVRDSSKCILCGRCVNTCKKVQEIGVLDFVNRGFDTQVAPAFDVSMMDAPCIYCGQCIVACPVAALREKDDIEKVWDAISDEDTFVVAQTAPAVRAALGEEFGYEIGTRVTGKMVASLRRLGFDRVFDTNFGADLTIMEEGHELLDRIKNNGVLPMITSCSPGWIRYCEFNHPDILENLSTCKSPHQMMGAIIKSYFANKKGLNPKKIFVVSIMPCTSKKTEAMRAEMNVNGLRDVDAVLTTRELGRMIKQGRIDFRNLGDEMFDQDLLGEYTGAGVIFGATGGVMEAALRTVAEVLEEKPLEDINFTAVRGIEDIKEAQVNLGGIDVKVAVAHGTKMADKLLQMVKNGEREYHFIEIMGCSGGCVTGGGQPHVPAKKLMDVDVRVERAKALYEEDEILPVRKSHENTMIKKLYKDFLGHPNSHKAHELLHTHYHKREKYPKDKVMK, from the coding sequence ATGGAAAAGGTCACTTTGACTATTGATAATATAAAAGTTTCTGTTCCTAAGGATTATACAGTCCTAGAAGCTGCTAAGGAAGCTAATATAGATATACCTACACTTTGTTATCTAAAGGAAGTAAACGAAGTTGGAGCATGTAGAATGTGCATTGTGGAAGTTAAAGGAGCAAGAGCACTGCAAGCTGCTTGTGTCCATCCTGTAAGTGATGGTATGGAAATAAAAACTAATACTAAGAAGGTTAGGGACGCTAGAAGATCCACGTTAGAATTAATATTATCTAATCATAATAGGGAATGTTTAACTTGTGTTAGAAACAAAAGTTGTGAATTACAATCCCTATCTGAGGAATTAGGTATAAGGGATATTCCATATGGTGGAGCTAAGGTGGAAGGTACTATAGATAGTATATCCCATTCTATAGTTAGGGATTCTAGTAAATGTATTTTATGTGGAAGGTGTGTAAACACATGTAAAAAGGTCCAAGAAATAGGAGTTCTTGATTTTGTAAATAGAGGATTTGACACTCAAGTGGCACCGGCTTTTGATGTGAGTATGATGGATGCTCCTTGTATTTATTGTGGTCAATGTATAGTTGCCTGTCCTGTGGCAGCCCTAAGGGAAAAGGATGATATAGAAAAAGTATGGGATGCCATATCAGATGAAGATACATTTGTAGTAGCTCAAACGGCTCCTGCTGTAAGGGCAGCCCTAGGAGAAGAGTTTGGTTATGAAATAGGAACTAGAGTTACAGGTAAGATGGTAGCTTCTTTAAGAAGATTAGGTTTTGACAGAGTATTTGATACTAACTTTGGAGCAGATTTAACTATTATGGAAGAAGGCCATGAATTATTAGACAGGATTAAAAATAATGGAGTACTTCCTATGATTACTTCTTGTTCTCCTGGATGGATAAGATATTGTGAGTTTAATCATCCAGATATACTAGAGAATCTTTCAACTTGTAAATCACCACATCAAATGATGGGAGCAATTATTAAAAGTTATTTTGCTAATAAGAAAGGTCTTAACCCTAAAAAGATATTTGTAGTGTCCATAATGCCGTGTACATCTAAAAAGACTGAGGCTATGAGAGCTGAAATGAATGTGAATGGATTAAGAGATGTGGATGCAGTACTTACTACTAGGGAATTAGGCCGAATGATCAAACAGGGAAGAATAGATTTTAGAAATTTAGGGGATGAAATGTTTGACCAAGACTTACTTGGCGAATATACTGGTGCTGGAGTTATATTTGGAGCTACTGGTGGAGTTATGGAAGCAGCCCTAAGGACTGTGGCAGAAGTGCTAGAAGAAAAGCCCCTTGAGGACATAAACTTTACAGCTGTACGTGGTATAGAAGATATAAAAGAAGCTCAAGTTAATTTAGGCGGAATAGATGTGAAAGTAGCCGTTGCCCATGGAACTAAGATGGCAGATAAGCTGTTACAAATGGTGAAAAATGGAGAGCGTGAGTATCATTTCATAGAAATAATGGGATGCAGTGGTGGCTGTGTAACCGGAGGCGGTCAACCCCATGTACCTGCTAAGAAATTAATGGATGTGGATGTGAGGGTAGAGAGGGCCAAGGCATTATATGAAGAGGATGAAATCCTACCAGTAAGAAAGTCCCATGAAAATACTATGATTAAGAAATTGTATAAAGATTTCTTAGGACATCCAAACAGTCACAAAGCCCATGAGTTATTACATACTCATTATCACAAGAGAGAAAAGTATCCAAAGGATAAGGTTATGAAATAA